One Mycobacteroides abscessus ATCC 19977 genomic window carries:
- a CDS encoding diacylglycerol/lipid kinase family protein, whose amino-acid sequence MRAVLIVNPNATSTTAAGRDLLAHALESRVHLQVLHTDHRGHASELARRAADEGAAVIVVHGGDGTVSEVVNGLLGQPGHPAPGPLPAVAVVPGGSANVFARTLGISADPAQATNQVVDLLDEHRREQRRWRRISLGHCGERWFIFNAGMGLDGEVVAAMEAHRNKGKQVTAGRYVARSVLAFFRAARRQPTLTVELPGHEPQAGIHFAFISNSNPWTYANERAIWTNPGTGFESGLGIFASKSMNVVANLGLVRHMVGTPRADRPAAKHLLREDDIPWVRVRASAPIATQVDGDFLGLRSDLTFTAVPDVLDVVAPAKPAGKQS is encoded by the coding sequence GTGCGTGCGGTCCTCATCGTGAATCCCAATGCCACCTCGACAACAGCGGCCGGGCGTGACCTGCTGGCTCATGCGCTGGAAAGTCGTGTGCACCTACAGGTTCTGCATACCGATCACCGGGGGCATGCCAGCGAGCTGGCCCGTCGCGCGGCCGACGAGGGGGCGGCGGTCATCGTCGTGCACGGCGGCGACGGCACGGTCAGCGAGGTGGTGAACGGGCTGCTGGGGCAGCCGGGGCACCCCGCGCCGGGCCCGCTGCCCGCCGTGGCAGTGGTGCCGGGTGGTTCGGCCAATGTGTTCGCCCGAACACTGGGCATTTCCGCGGACCCCGCACAGGCCACCAATCAGGTTGTCGACCTGCTGGACGAGCACCGGCGCGAGCAGCGGCGATGGCGCCGCATCTCCCTGGGGCACTGCGGCGAGCGCTGGTTCATCTTCAACGCGGGCATGGGGTTGGACGGCGAGGTGGTCGCCGCGATGGAAGCCCATCGCAATAAGGGCAAGCAGGTCACCGCGGGACGCTACGTGGCGCGTTCGGTACTCGCCTTCTTCCGCGCCGCGCGGCGCCAGCCGACGCTGACCGTAGAACTGCCTGGCCACGAGCCACAAGCGGGGATCCATTTCGCCTTCATCAGCAATTCGAACCCGTGGACCTACGCCAACGAGCGCGCCATCTGGACCAATCCAGGCACCGGCTTCGAGAGCGGTTTGGGCATCTTCGCGTCCAAGAGCATGAACGTGGTGGCGAATCTCGGCCTGGTGCGCCACATGGTGGGAACACCGAGGGCCGACCGTCCGGCCGCCAAGCATCTGCTGCGCGAAGACGACATCCCATGGGTACGCGTGCGTGCGTCGGCACCGATCGCAACGCAGGTCGACGGCGATTTTCTCGGGCTGCGCAGCGATCTGACGTTCACCGCCGTACCCGACGTTCTGGACG